Within the Taeniopygia guttata chromosome 1, bTaeGut7.mat, whole genome shotgun sequence genome, the region CACACAGAGCATGTTCAGCTAACTCACAGTTGCTGGAAAACCAGCAATTATGctgattgatttttttgtttcaaagagTTTGCTTTTAGttctctgtttttgttttttaagctTCTCCCAACCCTGAGAAATGTTCACTTTTTTGAAAATGATTGTTGTTGGAGTTTACGGTACTTTTGTTCCATATTAAAGAAAGTTCTTCCTCTGCTTATTCCAGGGGCATTGGTGGTTACAGGACATCTGTCTGAAGCCTCTATTTCACTGTAGTAGATTTCAAGAAGAACTTTTACAAGAAAGttactttttaatgttttacatTGTTATGTAATGTAATATGTATGTGTATGTCTGTGTATAATTATGTTTTCTATAATTATACGCTATTAAAGTAGAGCTTCttatcaggatttttttctttctgtttgctttagTTTGTTTGTATTTCTTAAGATTACAAACCACTGTACCAGCAATCCTTATGTTAGTGTTTTTATGGACCTGACACATTTTTTCCAACCTGTCCCATGTCAACTTTAGAGAGCATGAATGAGTGTACAGTTGTGCTAAAAGCCAGCACAGATGGGCACTGGCCTTCTGGTCAGCCTCCTTTTAACGTTTTTTTGACTACACAGCATAAAATCAAACTGAAAGACACTTCCCTTTGCTAATGCCATGgaaacataaagaaaacaatGAATTCTCACCTATTCTGTATGGTCATAAACAAGTGTACTCAGAAACTTGTGCTTCTAAATCTAAACTGAGGACCTTGATTGCATGACTTGAGCAGACTCCCACCGTGTGCTGTGCACATGGGAAAATCAGGCCACTTCTTGATCTCTGCAAGTAAATGGCAGCTCCCCGTTAATGTCACTCTTAGTCATGTTTCATTGTCACAGAGAATGCTCTCTAAACTTGCATGGTGACTTAGCCCCATTTTAGCTGTCTCCTTCCTTTTTGAAATGTTAGCTCCCTTGGCATATTGGTCTCCTAAGAAGCACCCAACTACTGCAATATGGCATCATAACCTTGAAATGTTTTCTTACACTTATTTGCTTATAAAATAAGTCAGGCTACAGGTGAACAGTTAATGCTTTGAAGATAAGTTACTGTCATTGTCCCTATGACAGATGGATAAATAGCTGTAAGAAAGATGCCCTGCTACCAAGGGCTCTCTATTTGCCTtcctgattttctttcctttatctgttctttttcttttcatgccTTCTGTTATTTTTGGCAGACCAGGCTGCTGAGGGGGAGCTGGAATTAGACATAAAACTGTGATATACTGTGATATAATTTACATAAGAGCTACATAAGGGCTCCCTTATGTTTATTCACAGGCTTAATCCAAGCTCACATACCTCCACTGTGTTCCAGCCATGAAAATTTGTTTACTATTTCTAAAGGCTAATGAGACCTATTTATGGGTTGCAGGAGTTGGTTTTGACAGAGAGGCTAGTATACGCTGCTCTCTTGTTCATTCACAATCTGTACTACAGCGGAGACGAAAgttgaggaggaggaaaaccatcTCTGGCATCCCCAGAagagtgcaacaagaaataggTGTAGTATAAATACAACTCTTCCATAGATAGCTTTCTAACCAACTTAAATTGCAGAGATATGAGCTGGTAGTTAGatttccaaagaaataaaaccttgAAGGTGTAAATGCTTGTAGAGTTAGAAATGAcatgttttgttcttttgatTTACTACAGTAAGAAAAGCTATATTACTCCATATGGCCTTGAAGGACTGGGGGCCTTACTGAGTAATATAGATGTACGTGTTCAGCTCTTATTGTGTAAATGTTAatcagttctttttttctttttcattttatttctgttatgAACCCATAGTTATGTGCATAAAAAGTAACTAGATTAAGTGAAAGTTTTTTCTTGTGTCAGGGGAGCTTAAGGTAAAGAACTGACAGATGTTACTCCACAAAGTGATGATGAGTTGTCAAAACGGCTGGATAACTTAGATGAGGTGTTGAATATCCACCACAGATACAGCTGCTGGTACTCTACTAGAGTTTTGCTAAACCTTCCTTTTATTTATCACACTCCTCAATTCCTTCCTATTCTTCCTTATTATCAAGAATATTTGCCTTAAATCTACCAAATTACCTCACTTTTTGTCAGGGTAGGTTAGGAGCAACTCTGTTGGGGGCAAATTCAGTGTGAAATTCTTATTAACTCAAAATGAAACTAACAgaatatttcttaatatttatttGCACCTGAAGATGGCTCTGGTGTTTCAGTCGGTTGCCATGAAACTTGATTGGAAGCAGAAGAAATGTGTTTATCATAGGGAATAAGCAATTGGAGAACCTATGAAAGAAAGATCCTTTTGTCTTGCAAATATTCTTGATAGTAAAGAAGCAGATAATGGAAATTCTGAACAGACAGGTAGGAggaacagaattatttttagacACTTATGGAGTGTTTTGTCCAGCAGCCACTCCAGAAAACTTTAAGTAGCTGAAATAGAGtaataaaaactgaaaacttAGTATTTGTCTTAATATTTAGCACAGCAAGCCCAGCTCCACATTGAGAACACATTGCAGAAGTCATGTTGTAAGACTAGAATTTCCCTACATTACCGGTGGGAGGTCAGCCTTATACATTTTTTATACGAAACTTAAATTTAGTCCAATGctcagaaagattaaaaaataaagaatacaGCAGATAATATCTTCTTGGGTTGCTCCGCGGGCTGTCTCATGCTGGGAAATGTGGAGCTCTGTCCCACTCACCCAGCTTTCCATGTGTCCTAGATTCAGACGAGTCGCCAGTGGCGAGAGAGCGCAACGTGATTGTGCACACAAACCCAGAATTCCCTGGCTCCAGCAACAGGAGGTTGGGGACCCGGGACTCGGAGTGCCAAACGGAAGAAATCCTGATAGCTGCTCCCTCCCGGCGACGGATCCGTGCCCAGCGGGGGCAGAGCGTTGTTGCCTCCCTCTCCCACTCCACTGGCAACATCCTGGTGCTGGCGGACAATGGGGATGCGGTCTTTGCTGCTACTGTGAGCAACCGCATCCGCTCGCGGAGCCTTCCCCGAGAGGGCGCCCGGGCCAGCGAGGGCCATCAGGATGCCACCACCAAGAATGCAGGGTATGAAGCAGAGCACTTCCTAGTTGGTCAGGAGAGGATCCCAAAAAAGGGGAAGGAGCTCAAGCAGGGCTCACAGGAGTGCCAGCCCATTGGTTTAACGTGTCCTCAGCACCTGCATAGCCCCGAACACAGCATCAGTGAGAGGGGGAGATCGCGGTTGTCAAGGACGGTCGATTCAGGCAGCTGTGAAATTTCATCCAATTCAGACACCTTTGGGAGCCCAATTCACTCCATCTCCACAGCAGGAgtcctgctcagcagccacaTGGACCAGAAAGATGACCACCAGTCCTCCAGTGGCAACTGGAGTGGGAGCAGCTCCACGTGTCCCTCTCAGACATCTGAAatcattcctcctgctgcctctcctccaCTAACAGGCTCTTCACACTGTGACTCCGAGCTGTCTCTCAATACTGCTCCCAATGCCAATGAAGACTCCAATGTCTTCACAGAGCAGTTTGGTGACCACACAGACAAAGTCAGGGGCCACAGGGCAAGCTCCTTCACATCCACTGTGGCAGATTTACTGGATGACCCCAACAACAGCAACACAAGTGACAGTGAGTGGAACTACCTGCACCATCACCATGACGCCTCCTGTCGCCAGGATTTCAGCCCTGAGCGCCCAAAGGCAGACAGCCTGGGATGTCCCAGCTTTACCAGCATGGCCACCTATGACAGCTTCCTTGAAAAGACCCCCTCTGACAAGGCAGACACTAGTTCACACTTTTCTGTGGATACTGAAGGATACTATACCTCCATGCACTTTGACTGTGGTCTGAAGGGTAATAAAAGCTATATTTGCAACTatgcagccccaggctctgaGAGTGGCCAGACCGGGAGCATGACTTCCAGCCTAGCTGACTGTGCCTGGCAGGACTGCGTGAGCCACAGGAGGCAGGCACGGCAGTGCATCTCACTGAAGAAACCAAAGGCAAAGCCAGCCCCACCAAAACGCAGCTCATCTTTGAGGAAATCAGAGGGCAGCACCGACCTTCCTGACAAGAAAGAACCAAAGATCGGTGGTGGGCAGCATGTCTCTCACACTGCCAGGGAGATGAAGCTGCCCCTTGAATTTTCAAACACACCTTCCCGAGTGGAAGGCCCCAACCTGCCAGCCAAGCAGGAGCTTCCCTGGCCAAACCAGGATGATGGCGGGTTAAAGGACGCTCCATTTAACACCGCCAGTATCCCCTCCTTTAAAGATGAAGGTGCTGAACAACCTCACTATGCAGACCTCTGGCTTCTGAACGACTTGAAATCTAGTGATCCTTACAGGTCCTTGTCCAATTCAAGCACTGCTACGGGTACTACAGTCATAGAATGCATCAAGTCACCAGAGAGCTCTGAATCCCAGACGTCTCAGTCTGGATCACGAGCTACAACCCCATCCCTCCCCTCTGTTGATAATGAGTTTAAGCTGGCATCCCCAGAGAAGTTGGCAGGGTTAGCCTCACCCTCTAGTGGGTACTCCAGCCAGTCAGAGACGCCCACCTCTTCTTTTCCGACAGCTTTCTTTTCAGGACCATTGTCTCCAGGGGGGAGCAAAAGGAAGCCGAAAGTTCCAGAGAGGAAATCATCGCTGCAGCAGCCACTCTCAAAAGATGGCACCGCCTCAGTGAGCAAAGACTTCGAACTTCCGATTATACCTCCTACACACCTTGACCTAAGTGCTCTTCACAATGTCTTGAGCAAGCCCTTCGCTCACAGGCACCAGCTGCATACCTTTAGCCACAGCAAACAGAGCGCGGTTGGGGaagccctgcagcccagccctccaTCTGCCCTCGCCATCACACCCTCCGTTCTCAAGTCTGTCCACCTCCGGGCAGTCAACAAGCCTGAAGGAGTGAAACATAAGGGCAGTACCCCAGACCTGCTCTGCATACAGGAGACCACCCTGATGGCAACCGAGGTCTCTCCGGGCAAAATGAGGCCGCTCTTATCTAAGAAACCAGTATCACGCCAGTACTCTACAGATGAGGCCATAATGCTGTACATTGACACTTCCCCAGCAGAAGCAGGCCCTGGAAAGCCACTCTTAGAGAAAAGCTCCTCTTTCAGTGGGCAGAATAGCTGTGAGCGAGAAGTTGTAACTTCAGCAAGCACGGGTCTAGTTGAGATCAAACCTGGGAAGGAACAAACACACCTGGCCGCTGAACACTTAGCAGATAGCTCTCTGAATCAGACATGTGCCATCCCCAGTGACGGCTTTCAGAAGGGCTCAGCTGTCCCCACAAGTGATGATGAAACAAAGAAACCTGTCCAGGGAGCAGAAATAGTGCATGATCTTCAGCAAGTGCAGGCTCAGCAAGAGCTCTCCGTAGGTAGCGAGGGGAAGGTGGAAGCTGCGCCTGTGGATGAAAGCCCAGCTCAGGCTGAGGGACCGGCCACCACCTATCAGTTAAAACACGAACCCGATGTAAGCCACCATGTGCCTGGGAATATCAGCTTTGAAGCAGAGATGGCAACAGTGGATTCACTCAGTGAAGAGGGTTGCAAGCAGGAAAACGATATCACATCAGGTATCCCAACCAAAAGTGCCTCTGATGACAGCAGGGCAGATGAGACAGTGGGCGGTGCGGACGAACCTTCGTTAAAAGGTCAGTTGGGAATTCTTTCTGTGCCATACCCAATCAGGTGGTTTTGGATGGGATGGTAGTGGAGTCAAAGCAGAGTGGCACATCAGCTTCTCTCTGTGGGTTTAAGCACAGATCCCCCAAAGTCTGTTATCTGGCCAGCTAGCCAGCCCACAGCTATTTACACTTTTCCAAAGTATTCAGACTGTGTTTGTGATATTTATTTCCTCCCTTGTGCTGCATTTCAGctgaaaagataaaaaggaGGAGCCCTGGCCCTGAGTACAGGAGAGTTTGATTATCACGGCTATTCTGTAAATGGGAGATCCTGTGTTCAGTGATCCTTTTATGGACTCCATAAAAGGATTTTTAGATTAAAGGGTAAAGGCTGTATGTTGGCATCGCCCACGCAGttgtgagcagagctggtgccTCCAACTGGCAGTGCTGTTGCAAAGCCTAGTGGAGTCTGACTCATAACATGGCTTCTCTCCTTTTTAAGAGTCTTCTCCAAGCGATGAGTCCATCATGTCTCCACTGAGTGAGGAGTCACAGGCTGACACTGAGGATGTCTTTGTGTCTCCCAACAAACCCCGCACTACTGAGGATCTGTTTGCAGTCATTCACAGGTGACCTCACCTTGTGGCAATGGGAAATGGTAACATGCATCCCTACACAGTTGTCCACTAACAATTGCTGCAGGATGGTTATTCTGTATTTAAGTTTTGTTCTCAAACTACGTTATTCAGTTAACTCAGTTCTGTTTTCTAAAAGGCAGCTTTGAAACATGTTTTATTATGGCCTGGAGTGCAGTCTGAGTATCTTCATGGCATATGTGGGATACTTTACAGTATCTTTACAGTATCTTTACATATCTTTACAGTATATGTGGGATAAAAACACCAGGCTGTTCTCTCTAACCAAGATATATGTCTTCAAAGAAAACACACTGCAGTGGTTCCTGTCTTCTGCCTACCAGTCCACCAGCTCTATTCTGGTGAATGAGTTGTTGCAGGGAGAAGAATATGAGAAGGAATCTCTTCAATTGCAGAGTATTTTGTAGTCTGATAAAAGTTGGGATCACAACTGAAATTGAAGTATTCTGACACTGAATAGATTATGCTATGTATTATTATTACCTAAGTTTCTGTATGCATTGTTGTCTTTACAAAGAGCTGGTTGTGCATTCACTGTCCTGGAAGAGCTGGGTAATGTTGAGAGGGACTCTGCAGCTCAGAGCCATGAGACACTGATAGCCTCCAATATTTTACAGAAGGACTGAGAGAACTCTGGCTAATATGAAAGCATCTGTAAAACTCCAGAAGAGTGCTAAGCATTATACTACAAAAATAACATATGagttttcctttgtgttttcaCAGATCAAAAAGGAAAGTTCTTGGGAGAAAGGATTCTGGAGACCTTTCTGTAAGAAACAGATTGAGAGCTTCATCTGGGACCAGCAGCCAGcctcccaccagcagcacacTGCCTACCAGCAACATGCCACCAGCCAGCAACGTGGGCACTCCCATTAGCAGTCAGAGGTCCCCTGGGCTCATATACAGGAATGCCAAAAAGTCCAACACATCCAATGAGGAGTTTAAGCTACTGCTCCTTAAAAAGGGCAGCCGATCTGATTCCAGCTACAGGATGTCTGCCACAGAAATTCTGAAAAGTCCTATTTTGCCGAAGTCTCCTGGAGAGCTGACAGCAGATGCCCTTCAAAGCATGGAAGAGTCTCCTCCCACAACAAGCTCTGATGCATTATCACCactctccccctgctcccccagggTCAACACGGAAGGATTCTCCTCCAAGAACTTCCCCATGTCGGCATCCTCGCGGGTGGGGCGGTCGCGGGCACCGCcggcagccagcagcagccggTACAGCGTGCGCTGCAGGCTGTACAACACCCCCATGCAGGCCATCTCCGAGGGGGAGACCGAGAACTCGGATGGCAGCCCCCACGATGATCGGTCTTCTCAAAGCTCTACATAGGCTGTGTGAGTGCCAGGACCCGGCTGCCAACACCACTCAAGATCTTAAGGATGTCAATGTAAGAAGCCAATGCTGtagcaatcaaaaaaaaaaaaaaagaaacaaaaagaagaaaaagagaacaatCGCAGGGCAATATCAATGGTTCAATGTGTTTGCGTTTGGAAGATGCTGGGGAAACAAAAGGACTACAGCTGTAGCTATTTATTACATTACATTTTCTAAAAGGATTAAGATATGCTATGcctgttctgttttcttttggcTTCATTTGGTTTATCCCACTCTCATTTCCATTGTCACTGTAGATGTCAAAGCTATTCACTTTTCCATAGAATTAAAGGTGactttgggtgggtttttttcccagaagctGCCCACCTAGAAACAAATCCCTCACTGTAGTGCTTCCCtagggagaaaacaaaacaaaaagaaaacgCTCTTGAGAATTGGTATTTTTCTACAATAAAATGAGCTGAAACAAACTTtagaaaaattaacaaaactTATGTAAATATCATATTTTTGATAACAATTTGTAAATAGAATTATCAAAAAGTGGATGTGGCAAACGATTTACTGCATAACAACTTTGTTTATAGAAGACAAATGAATTCAATTATAATAACTGTATTCTGTGAATACCATTTTCATATCAAACATAAAACATGGCCACTAATAACAACTTTCAGTGTGACAGGCCTGAAGGATGGCATTGAACTGTGGAAAGCAGGAGTTTTCCAACTTAGTTAAGGAAATGGAAAGGCTGACTGTGAAGGGATTAAAGAAACCATTTGTCTTTCTAAGGCAGCTCCAAAGAAGCTAACTGGAAATCACAGCTGGGAGGGTTACCGTGAGGATCGGTGGGGAAGATGAGTGTGTTTCTGACAGAACAAAGCTGGGTCTGATGCAAAGCCCCAAAGGGTCCCACCCCACAGCCTCCCCTGGACCTTTATGCTTGCAGGGATTGCTTCAGAAAGGATAGATGTGAGAGGAAACAGTATTTAACTTTCATACTCCTATTAGTCTATTGACATAACACAGTCATAACCTGGTACCTATAATCTTTAAACATGATTAGTTTCTGGTTCGTAAAGGAAACAAATTATAAGCATGCAAGAAGCGCTTTCGATTTATCAGTAAATATCTGCAATGAGTTTTCAGTGAAGCTTTCTCTTTGTGCTGATGAGATTCATGCTAcctaaatatttacaaaaatgaCACTGTGAAAACATAGCTGGGAAATAGGTATGTGTATGCATTATTTATATTCATTGCTGAGCTGAGAAGGGGAAAGCTCCAGTTCATTGTGCCAGCCATGTACAGTAGGGATTTTGTCTGGGTTTACCAGAAACACAGAACAGGGTGAGGGACTGGGTTGGGGTGGGAAAGGAGACAAATCCAAGTAGCTTCTTTGATACACATGAAGGCAGGGGATAAAAGCTGAATTACTTGAAATTACTTGAATATTCTCATCTTAAAACCACAAGAACCCATGAGTTGCTttatacttttaatttttaaacagaataaaaccaACAGGCCTGATTCTCCTTTGGGCCACCACAATTTCCACTGATGTAGCCCCATCTGGGCTACTTAGAGTACAAGGCCATCTTTATCCAAAACTCATGCAGTTGGTATTGGTTGCTGTAGGATACGGATAGGAACAGAGGAAAGGTTAGTGCAGAGAAAATAGTGAAGGAGGAATGGGGTGTGCAGTAGGACAGGTCAAGTAGGATGGCAGAAAGAACATTCTTTGGTACAAAGGAATTGCCTAAAAGATGGCTTTAAGCATAAGTAAAGGACTGGGAGGTGGGACGTGTGAATtagtttaggtttttttttttcttttgatcaTGTAATGCATAAAGCTGAGAGTTATTAAAAGAAGGCAGATCATGTTTTAAAGAGGAAGGTTCCACCTAAAACGCTTACAATTTCAAGAAGTCAAAGCAAATCAGAACAGTTTAACATATCAGAAATATAATTCCCCAGAAGGTCCACATCTGATTTTGTCTAGTGCTTACCACAAGACATGGATTATTCAGAGTTTCCTACTGTCCTCCTGTGTAGCCTGGTTGCATTCAGTTGATGAGATAGAGTCACTGTGCACGTGATAGGTATGTTGGGATGAGGGATGATCCATCAGTGGAAGGGCTGTAAAATTGtctaaaacagtttttaaaaagataatgGGAGAAagattttggaaacaaaaggCTAATCACATTACTAGTCTAGCTAGGAAAATAAGTCTGAATACAAACAAAGTGAATTAATGAGAATGTTTTAGGAGGAAATGTTTAGCATATGACAAACCACCTTCTGGAGAGTCTGAGAAAAGCTGGTTTAGATAATGGGCAGAAAATCCTTAGTTTGTCTTCTTCAGTCATTTTCCACAAAAATTTTTCCAGGAGCACTTTTACAAAATGTTTATTAAACTATTAGTCCTGAGTTCATTAGTCATTCAAAACAGTAAAGAGAATACAGCTGAATTGACTTTGATTATACCATTTTTTATTACCAATCAATAACTTCATAGACACtctaaataaatacatacacactaggggttttttttaactgaaataatGAGGCAATATTTCACATACAGAACAAACACAGAACAATCCCATTGGAGTATAGTCTccttttgcttaatttttaaatttatatttagcAGATTGAAACCCAATCAGAGAGATTCTAAATTCTCTATGAACAAGAGTTGAGAACAAATGTGGGAGTCAAGAGGAAAATGAATCGCGGGGAGACCTGTAGCATTCCAAGCGTGTCATTAAGGCACCAGAGGACAGGCCATAGAGCAAAGGGAGCATCACTCTCCTCTTGAGACAGGGTACAGTGCATCAGGTAACTGCTGAACTGTCATTTCAACCTACTGTTCTGTTGCTTGCACTGATATTATGAAAATTATTACTTATGTTATACAGCTGtgttctgaaaaatataatttccccttttcttctttgtttttttcttctttttttgcctgtttttgttgttgtggcAGCATAGAGGACAAGGGGTAGTTGTAGCAAATAAAGCATATGTTTGCTTTTGCCAAAGGTCAGTGATTGAGTGCATTTGCTGCAATGGTGGCAGATAAAGAAATACTGTAGGTTACGActtaaagaatttaaaaaaaaaattaagaaggtTACAGTGTAACTATTTTGGTACTAGCACCAGTTCATGCTGGCAGAAAAGACAATGGTTTATGGACTTGCAtccattttgtatttttgtaatatttgtAAATACAAACTTTTTAAATCGTTGCAAATATGGTTTCTTttgtaaaatgttttcaaagttTACATTAAATCCAAGCCTTTGTATATTTTAGAGCTGTGCAACACTTTAAgtcttgtatttatttttagtaaaaaCGGTGACAGTTTCATTGTGAACCCCTCTCAAAAAATGTGTTGGAAAAGTTTGATTACCTAGAAAGTGTGTATAGAAACTGCAAATAAACGTGACTGCAATTAAATCACATGTTCTCTTTACTTTCTTGTAATGAGATGTGAAGTCTAATCTACAGAGTACAAGTATGCTATTTCCCAAGGTCACCTTCAGCACATTACACATTTCAAACCTACTTAATCCTGCTTTCTCttcaactgatttttttttcataaactgaataaaggaaaatgtttctcCAAAATGTCACTGACTTTAAGTGCTCACCAGTATAACTTTGCCAGAATCTAGTAACTGCTGAATTTGCCTCATGGCTTTTACATGTAAGAAAAGGCTAAGAGAAAGAAAGCTGGGATGAAAAATGGTGGAGAGACCACTACCTtattttcagctggaaaaggaaacaaactgcAACACTTCAGACTCAAGACACAGAGAATCCAAGGGTTGGATCACATCAGATAAAGCAagctttgggaaaaaagggaggcATTCATAACCATATAGATTATGAATACAAACTTTGAAGAGCAAACActacttcatttttaaatggtTCAATATCAGGAGATTGAGATGTCAGGACATGGAAGCTAAATGTTTAAACAGCCCCTCACAGGTCTCTTTGAAAATGGATATGAAAATGTACATCATGAAACTCTGGTTTCAGCTGTCATCCTGTAAGTAGCCTCGAAACACTGTATTTGGTGCTTAAAAAACAGATATGGAAAAAAGGCTGAAATGTGCAGGTCTAGTGTTATAGAAAGTATGACAAAAGAGGAACTTTGGGGAGTGCTGCTGTAGGGCTATCTGCGATGATAGTTTGCAACAGTATGAGGATTGCCCCAATCATGTGGTACCCTTAGAGTAGTCTCCAAGCGTGACGCAGTTGGCATAACGTTTTACCAAATGGTCACATAGTTAGTGATTCTgtagataatttattttggtcTTGTGTACCtttcccatcccaaaaccaCAGGTAAGCAAGATTTGCAGGAAAAGCTTAGCTCAAAAGGGCAGACACAAGCTGATTTTCCATCTGCCCACTGTACATCTATATTTCTTCATGCTCAGTGAAGAAAAGACTAAACATTAGACTACATAAAATATACCCAGTGCTTTTTTATATATGCAAGGTGTCAGGTTCTAAGAGGGCAATCCTGGGCCACCTGATCTGACATAGACACAAAATGTTGGATCCGAGAAGGCAGTTGCAGACTGCCTATTCAGAGATATATTTGGGATATCCTTGAGCTAAATTATAGTGAAATAATGCCAAATAATCAatcaaaaaattttatttatggcAGCAATTATTTAAATCTTATGTCAGGTTAAACAGACTATTGCAGCAatgatttaaatatttctgaatagCCCATGGATTGACCTATTCAGGAGACgataaaaggaagaaggaaatcTACAAATGTGGATCCCACTATAgtctttcaaaatattattgCTCTCTCAGTATTCATTACCCTCTCATGCTGGATAGTACCAATCAAATAATAGTAAAGCCTAAGTGAAACTTGTTACATACCTGGTTGCAATTTCCTTGATCTTTTCAAGGACCATTGTCTTCATTAGGCTGCAAGAAATTTTGCCCATTCTTAGACCACCCTGGCAGTaaaattgtttccttttgttcctttttagTTTTAGAATTTTTTCCCGTAAGTTGCTAGGAAACACTAATGATTGGGTACTTCAGAGAAACAGAAGTGGCCAAGCACAGGAGACTAAGGCATCTGGTTGTACTTCTCTTATCTGGAAGTTTCTCTCCAAGGGGCGGAGATACCACGAAAATTGGGCTGATAAAagatggggctgggacagctgctgGCTCTGTCCCTCTCTCTCTCGGCTTCGGAGGAGAACGGTCGGAGCTGCTGCTTGGGGAAAGGAATTCGCTGCTGCCGCtggagcccagcccagagctgcttcttCTGCCGTGGGGTGAGCCTCTGCTTGTCAGAGCAGCCACTGAACTGGGACCTCATTAACACCCACCTCATTAAAGAGGGACCTACCTCATCTGCTCGGGAACCCAGGATCATGagctcagctctccctgcctgctgggagctgggctactgctgctctgcccctgctgcttcttcagcaCTGCTAAGGAATGCTACTTCCTGTAATAAAGGTTATTCTTTTGCCTTCTGAACCGAGTCTTTTCATTCCATCCCTGCCTCAACAGAGACAACCTTTTTATACCCTTTTGGGCCCAAgggggggtccctgtccccctccccattGGTTAGGTACTCAGGGACTTACACTCTCTCCTGATACCCTTCCCCCAAAACCGTTCCACTCCCTGGCATCATTCTTTGTCTCTTGG harbors:
- the NHS gene encoding actin remodeling regulator NHS isoform X2, whose translation is MPFAKRTVEPQRLCRRQPAASVLEESWGAEPPPPPRDPPPEEPGTASEGAEAAGGGEKEAAAVMMVLDLCSVSNVALSRILRQLSDVARHACTLFQEVEADIQGTHRRVRALHGRIAGLQGAVRGLDPKQEAVPVSNLDAESKLSVYYRAPWHQQRNIFLPSTRPPCVEELHHHAKQHLRALRREHRSRGDNREQKVQGPIAVVAPPFPPFPAICSQKRQAKDRHLLPSHPPEDEDTDVMLGQRPKNPIHNIPSTLDKQTNWSKALPLPTPEEKMKQDAQVISSCIIPINVTGVGFDREASIRCSLVHSQSVLQRRRKLRRRKTISGIPRRVQQEIDSDESPVARERNVIVHTNPEFPGSSNRRLGTRDSECQTEEILIAAPSRRRIRAQRGQSVVASLSHSTGNILVLADNGDAVFAATVSNRIRSRSLPREGARASEGHQDATTKNAGYEAEHFLVGQERIPKKGKELKQGSQECQPIGLTCPQHLHSPEHSISERGRSRLSRTVDSGSCEISSNSDTFGSPIHSISTAGVLLSSHMDQKDDHQSSSGNWSGSSSTCPSQTSEIIPPAASPPLTGSSHCDSELSLNTAPNANEDSNVFTEQFGDHTDKVRGHRASSFTSTVADLLDDPNNSNTSDSEWNYLHHHHDASCRQDFSPERPKADSLGCPSFTSMATYDSFLEKTPSDKADTSSHFSVDTEGYYTSMHFDCGLKGNKSYICNYAAPGSESGQTGSMTSSLADCAWQDCVSHRRQARQCISLKKPKAKPAPPKRSSSLRKSEGSTDLPDKKEPKIGGGQHVSHTAREMKLPLEFSNTPSRVEGPNLPAKQELPWPNQDDGGLKDAPFNTASIPSFKDEGAEQPHYADLWLLNDLKSSDPYRSLSNSSTATGTTVIECIKSPESSESQTSQSGSRATTPSLPSVDNEFKLASPEKLAGLASPSSGYSSQSETPTSSFPTAFFSGPLSPGGSKRKPKVPERKSSLQQPLSKDGTASVSKDFELPIIPPTHLDLSALHNVLSKPFAHRHQLHTFSHSKQSAVGEALQPSPPSALAITPSVLKSVHLRAVNKPEGVKHKGSTPDLLCIQETTLMATEVSPGKMRPLLSKKPVSRQYSTDEAIMLYIDTSPAEAGPGKPLLEKSSSFSGQNSCEREVVTSASTGLVEIKPGKEQTHLAAEHLADSSLNQTCAIPSDGFQKGSAVPTSDDETKKPVQGAEIVHDLQQVQAQQELSVGSEGKVEAAPVDESPAQAEGPATTYQLKHEPDVSHHVPGNISFEAEMATVDSLSEEGCKQENDITSGIPTKSASDDSRADETVGGADEPSLKESSPSDESIMSPLSEESQADTEDVFVSPNKPRTTEDLFAVIHRSKRKVLGRKDSGDLSVRNRLRASSGTSSQPPTSSTLPTSNMPPASNVGTPISSQRSPGLIYRNAKKSNTSNEEFKLLLLKKGSRSDSSYRMSATEILKSPILPKSPGELTADALQSMEESPPTTSSDALSPLSPCSPRVNTEGFSSKNFPMSASSRVGRSRAPPAASSSRYSVRCRLYNTPMQAISEGETENSDGSPHDDRSSQSST